The segment ATCATCACCACCCCCTCCAGCTTCAAGGGCGGGGTGCTGCAGACGCTCAACATGAAGATCAGGTCCGTGACACCGCACCTGGGATACTGTGCTACCCCTGTGTCAGCACTCGATCCCCTCTCACATTTTCCCTCAACAACTTCTTTCAACTGATCCCCATTTTAAAATTCCATCCTTGTTGAGACCTGATTTCTCAAATTTGTTGAGGCCTTAAAATGGGGGCTGAAGCGTACAAATATTCatgttgtgggggggggggggggtgttacatgTGCAATTTAGTGACAAAATAAGCATGAGactcaaagacagagagagaaaaaaaagacggtCACACATGTTTGTCTACTCCAAAGAAGTTCAAATGTAAGTTGGAGTTGTAGTCCACAAACACAAAAGTGGAAGAGAAGATTACGGGATTTTTGTGTGCGACAGAATGCTGATGCACGGGTATATCCCCTTGGGAGGCAAAGCAGTTATATCAGGGGTGGGCTTTTGCTTGGTTAACGGCCAGTGTAATATCTGGTTTTCTGATGCAGAAGTTGGGATGAGTGAAACAAGGTTTCACAGCAAACATATATACAGCCAGGCATGGTAATGGTCTTTTTCACTAATTTCAGAGGTTTGAGCATGACTTTTTTTCTGAGGAAAGTAATACATTTCTGCAACCAGTTTGATGGtctttttttgttgtcaagaatgCTGAATAGTGCTGATTGAATTCAATGATATTCAATATACAAAGAAAATGTGTAATGATACATGTTAAGGGCAAACTTTGTTTTGTCCGCCATGTATTTGTcggtaagttttttttttttacggtgTCATGATTTCTGTCCTGTATCCTGTTCCAGACGAGAACTTGATCTGTTTGCCAACGTGGTGTGGATCCAGAGCTTGCCCGGCTTTCATGCGCGCCACAACAACCTGGACTTTGTCATCATCCGCGAGCAGACGGAGGGAGAGTACAGCGCCCTTGAGCACGAGAGCGTGACAGGGGTCATCGAGTGCCTGAAGATCGTGACCCGAGCCAACTCCATGCGCATCGCCAAGTTTGCCTTTGACTATGCCATGCGACACGACCGCAAGAAGGTCACCGCCGTGCACAAAGCAAACATCATGTGAGTGGCTTTTCTTTCATTTCACATGTAGACAATattgggaggtaactctgtcaCGATTTCCAAGCGTTATGGAAGAGTTATGGCACAGATAAAGTGAGTCAAACAATAAAGGGCAGCTGTGTAAATAGGTTGCTCACCTTTCAAAAAAAGAGCCTGACACAAAGTAGCAAGTGAACCTGACGTGGGTTACATTGGGTTCACCTTGTCCCCAATACCATGGATGTGAAAGAAAATTTGCCAGCATATCAACAGAAAGCATAATTTTTACACTATCTTgaactgctgtgtgtgtgtgtgtgttgtgacagGAAAATGAGACCGCTTGTTCTTgcagtgctgtgtgtgtgtgtgttatgacagctgtgtgtgtgttatgatagctgtgtgtgttgtgacagGAAACTGGGTGACGGCTTGTTCCTGCAGTGCTGTATGTGTGTTATGACAGCTGTGTGCATGTTATgacagctgtgtgtgtgttatgatagctgtgtgtgttgtgacagGAAACTGGGTGACGGCTTGTTCCTGCAGTGCTGTGAGGAGGTGTCCAAGATGTTCCCAGACATCCAGTACGAGAGCATGATCATCGACAACTGCTGCATGCAGGTAGGTACACTCAACCCTCATCcgtcatgatgatgatgatggcaatGATGATAACACACCCACCCTcatcgatgatgatgatggcaatGATCATAACCTTTCATCCACCTAACCCCGTGGAAGTACTGTAACATACTGAAACTAATATTTGGACAAAAACATATACACCTAATCAAATTCATCCAGTAGGACAGTGAATCTCGCACAGGGCTGAATGGGGTTATTGTCGATGATGATGAGCACGATGACAAGGATGACAATACTGATGATGATTGTGACCGTGGCCACAAGAATAATGCTGATGATGTTGTGGCTGTTCCAGCTGGTGTCCAACCCCCACCAGTTTGACGTGATGGTGATGCCCAATCTCTATGGCAACATCATCGACAACCTGGCTGCAGGGCTGGTGGGCGGTGCTGGTGTGGTGCCCGGCGAGAGCTACAGTCAGGACGTGGCCATCTTCGAACAGGTCAGTAGTGAATGTGAGGGCACAgatagtttgtgtttgtttggggcGTTAGGGTGGTTGTGTATGccagaaagagagtgtgtgagaaaaagaaagtgtttgtgtgtctgagCTAGAGTCAGGATGTGGCCAGTCTTGAGCCTTTCTTTGTTGTCTGAGCTAGAGTCAGGATGTGGCCAGTCTTGAGCCTTTCTTTATTGTCTGAGCTAGAGTCAGGATGTGGCCAGTCTTGAGCCTGTCTTTATTGTCTGAGCTAGAGTCAGGATGTGGCCAGTCTTGAGCCTGTCTTTATTGTCTGAGCTAGAGTCAGGATGTGGCCAGTCTTGAGCCTGTCTTTATTGTCTGAGCTAGAGTCAGGATGTGGCCAGTCTTGAGCCTTTCTTTATTGTCTGAGCTAGAGTCAGGATGTGGCCAGACTTGAGCCTGTCTTTATTGTCTGAGCTAGAGTCAGGATGTGGCCAGTCTTGAGCCTTTCTTTATTGTCTGAGCTAGAGTCAGGATGTGGCCAGACTTGAGCCTGTCTTTATTGTCTGAGCTAGAGTCAGGATGTGGCCAGTCTTGAGCCTTTCTTTATTGTCTGAGCTAGAGTCAGGATGTGGCCAGTCTTGAGCCTGTCTTTATTGTCTGAGCTAGAGTCAGGATGTGGCCAGTCTTGAGCCTGTCTTTATTGTCTGAGCTAGAGTCAGGATGTGGCCAGTCTTGAGCCTGTCTTTATTGTCTGAGCTAGAGTCAGGATGTGGCCAGACTTGAGCCTGTCTTTATTGTCTGAGCTAGAGTCAGGATGTGGCCAGTCTTGAGCCTTTCTTTATTGTCTGAGCTAGAGTCAGGATGTGGCCAGACTTGAGCCTGTCTTTATTGTCTGAGCTAGAGTCAGGATGTGGCCAGTCTTGAGCCTTTCTTTATTGTCTGAGCTAGAGTCAGGATGTGGCCAGTCTTGAGCCTGTCTTTATTGTCTGAGCTAGAGTCAGGATGTGGCCAGTCTTGAGCCTGTCTTTATTGTCTGAGCTAGAGTCAGGATGTGGCCAGTCTTGAGCCTGTCTTTATTGTCTGAGCTAGAGTCAGGATGTGGCCAGTCTTGAGCCTTTCTTTATTGTCTGTATGTCAACCCctggagggggcggggggggggggggggggggggggaggggtattgTGGATACTTGTGTTGGACAGAAAGCTTGTAACGGTCAAATATTGTTGGGAACTCAGAGGAATAAGAAGAAGGTTGAGCAGTTTCAAGAGTGAGCGGTCACTGAGCTGAGATCATTGCCATATGAAGTGATTTCCAcctgtgtgctgtgtgtgtgcagggtgcTCGGCATTCCTTCGCTGAAGCGGTGGGCAAGAACATCGCCAACCCCACGGCCACCCTGCTCAGTGCATGCAACATGCTCAAACATATCCACCTCGAGTTCCACTCCATGCTCATCTGGGACGCTGTGCATAGGGTTATCAAGGCtgggaaggtgtgtgtgtgtgtgtgtgtgtgtgtgtgtgtgtgtgtaccactcAATGGTAATCCGGGACGCCGTTCCCCAGGTTATCAAGGCTGGAAAGgtactgttgtgtgtgtgtctttgacaTGTTAAAACATCAACTGCACATTCTCATTTACGACCTAAGCAGTAAAAACTGTATCATGAAGTTggtttctgtgtgtatgtgcaccGACTGAGACAAGAATTTCAGggtatgttctttgccactccggtcgtgtgtgtgtgtatgtgtgtgtgtatgtaaaggtGCGTGCATATAAGCTGCGTACAGACTTAGAAAACGGGTACAGCTATAGTTAGGTCATAAAGTTAGTgctctgtgtgtatgttagagagagagggagagagagggacggaCGGAGAGGGAGATAGCGTGGTTAGTGCTCTGTgtatgttagagagagagagagggggggacggacggagaGGGAGATAGTGTGCAAGAAAAACAAGGTTAGTCTTGTACACCAGTACCACAAGATTTAAAAGATCATTTGCAGTAGTTTTGCACACCTGAACATGATTTAATTTGTTGTTCAGGTGAGAACGAAAGACATGGGAGGACACGACACAACGAGCGACTTTACACACGCTGTCATCAACAACTTGAAACACTAGCACCTCGCGTCATCACACGATGCCATTGGTCCATCATCGGTTGTGCCGGTTATCATCAATTATCACCACCGTCTGTTCACACTAACAACGTCTGACTGCGTGTGTCTCTCCCACTTAACTACCTGAGTCTGTATTCTACTGCTGATTTGTGCGTTATGAAACGTGGAATCATTTCAGTGGCTGGTATGGGATTTTTTTGACATTTCTAGAATAATTTGATACTGAAAATAAGAACAGCAAGAAAGGgaaaaaacatgaacaaaagaaacagaaagGAGAAAATAGTCCAtcaaaaaatcaaaatgaagGGATTTGTTAtgaatcgtgtgtgtgtgtgtgaatgttataCAATATTATATATATAGCAGATGTTCTGCATGGGTGTGAACAAATGTTAGGTcgtaagtgtatgtgtatgctggggaaaaaagaagagagaaaatgatTCCCAAGCTTGGTTGCTTGtacgtcaaattttcaccagtTAGTCAGTATTTAAATAGCAAAAATTTATATCCAGTAGGAAATTCCGAGGGTAGGGGCATAACTCTAAATATGCTTCTTTTACATTTAAAAGATAGGTCAGAAAACAGGATGTGTCGTTATGGATAGGGGTTGCGTGGGGAGGTTTTGCTGTAGATGTTCACATTGTTGAGATATTTGTTGTATTCAACACTTGCATGGTCACCCTTTGTAGTATTTATAGCTTTGAGGGCTGCAGTTTTGTGGTCCAAGGGCAATATTTTAGAATCATTTTTACGTGTATTTAGAATTTTGTTAAGACAATATTGTCATTGTGGACAAGCTATTGAGTGTCAGTTGTCCATTTAGTATATCGTTTCCGCTGTAGAACAGTGTTGTCCTGTCTTTGTGAAGCCATCTGTGATGAATCTCCATGCTCTTAATTGTTCACGGAACAGTAAACTTGTGAAAAATTACTTCAGACGTGTGTTGTTGGTTATTTTAAAAATCAGAGCTAGTGTGCATttcagatagagagagagaattaacaAATGTTTATGTGTGTTCAAAAGTCACTTCAGAAGTGCTTTTCTCATCAGAGagctcagagacagagagagaatgagttAAAGAGTGATTGTGTGCTAAAGTCAATAGTGTTTTTATCAGAGGGTGTGTAttccacagagagagagagagacacgtaACAGAGATAATGAATGAACACATGTTGCACGCCTATGTCAATGCACTCGTAAAGAAATCAATGATGTACGATGTTAATGTGGGAGACAGAAAAAGGAAGGAAAACGGTAGCAAATGACAATTAACCATTAGGCAAAGGACAATTTCTAACAAACATTTTCACGCAACCCATACAATGGCCAgccaaataaataaaacaattgaCATATCATCGTAATTATTTAATAAGGACAGGTGAAGAGTGGTCAACATACATTCCAGACCAGTTTGAATACAGGCCCCCAAATTGTTTCCTTGAAAGCCAAGAGCTGCTAATTTTCTATAGACGGATATGAGGCGTCCATCATGCGATGAGCCGACTCATTTTCACACCCAGTGCTGCGCTCTGTGCATTGATGCAGTCTTAACACCCAGTGCTGCGCTCTGTGCAGTGATGCAGTCTTGTCATGGTGTTGTACTTGCACTGCATTAGAGGGGCCAGCGGAGAGTGTTTTTTATCATTTAACAAAATCAAAGCAACTTTTTATAAAAGAAGAAGTTCAGGACGAGgatgtgagataataaagttaatttggtTGATTTGTTTTGAGTACTATCTTCTGCTGAACTGACTTGTTTCCCGCTTTAAACAAATTAATACTAAAGGTTCTCCACCTGCCCCCCAGCCAGACTAAAGGTTCTCCACCTGCCCCCCAGCCAGACTAATCCACACAGAGCAGAGCACAATGTTACATTCAAAATGTTGCTGATATCAAAGGGTTTCTGGCCCGTGACATGACAAAAATCTGTTATCACATATGACAAAATGGAGCCATTTTCCATCATT is part of the Littorina saxatilis isolate snail1 linkage group LG15, US_GU_Lsax_2.0, whole genome shotgun sequence genome and harbors:
- the LOC138948231 gene encoding isocitrate dehydrogenase [NAD] subunit beta, mitochondrial-like isoform X3; this translates as MASTLRSSRLLLQKVGLLSSTTKPLSTQIAEPVSHPEGRNKVTLVPGDGVGPEIMLSVRDVFSAAGVPVDFEEVFISEVQPAQSVSVDTVVDSFKRNGVGLKGIITTPSSFKGGVLQTLNMKIRRELDLFANVVWIQSLPGFHARHNNLDFVIIREQTEGEYSALEHESVTGVIECLKIVTRANSMRIAKFAFDYAMRHDRKKVTAVHKANIMKLGDGLFLQCCEEVSKMFPDIQYESMIIDNCCMQLVSNPHQFDVMVMPNLYGNIIDNLAAGLVGGAGVVPGESYSQDVAIFEQGARHSFAEAVGKNIANPTATLLSACNMLKHIHLEFHSMLIWDAVHRVIKAGKVRTKDMGGHDTTSDFTHAVINNLKH
- the LOC138948231 gene encoding isocitrate dehydrogenase [NAD] subunit beta, mitochondrial-like isoform X1, with the protein product MASTLRSSRLLLQKVGLLSSTTKPLSTKRGAGEPLGKVAKEVAEDVTKQLKNRFAKKAYFPYPGDQIAEPVSHPEGRNKVTLVPGDGVGPEIMLSVRDVFSAAGVPVDFEEVFISEVQPAQSVSVDTVVDSFKRNGVGLKGIITTPSSFKGGVLQTLNMKIRRELDLFANVVWIQSLPGFHARHNNLDFVIIREQTEGEYSALEHESVTGVIECLKIVTRANSMRIAKFAFDYAMRHDRKKVTAVHKANIMKLGDGLFLQCCEEVSKMFPDIQYESMIIDNCCMQLVSNPHQFDVMVMPNLYGNIIDNLAAGLVGGAGVVPGESYSQDVAIFEQGARHSFAEAVGKNIANPTATLLSACNMLKHIHLEFHSMLIWDAVHRVIKAGKVRTKDMGGHDTTSDFTHAVINNLKH
- the LOC138948231 gene encoding isocitrate dehydrogenase [NAD] subunit beta, mitochondrial-like isoform X2, which translates into the protein MASTLRSSRLLLQKVGLLSSTTKPLSTPKLFVVAQHNVHTGAASHSPVQIAEPVSHPEGRNKVTLVPGDGVGPEIMLSVRDVFSAAGVPVDFEEVFISEVQPAQSVSVDTVVDSFKRNGVGLKGIITTPSSFKGGVLQTLNMKIRRELDLFANVVWIQSLPGFHARHNNLDFVIIREQTEGEYSALEHESVTGVIECLKIVTRANSMRIAKFAFDYAMRHDRKKVTAVHKANIMKLGDGLFLQCCEEVSKMFPDIQYESMIIDNCCMQLVSNPHQFDVMVMPNLYGNIIDNLAAGLVGGAGVVPGESYSQDVAIFEQGARHSFAEAVGKNIANPTATLLSACNMLKHIHLEFHSMLIWDAVHRVIKAGKVRTKDMGGHDTTSDFTHAVINNLKH